TACATTCCCAAGGTTTTACAACTAGGATAAAGGATGATGGATACATAATTGGAGTCTCTAATTtctaagtaaaatatataatttatctttaaattttaactaaaaagtCAGTTGACACCTTGATCTTTTCGTTATTAACTTTTACCGCCTAATCTTTATAAAAGTGTAACTATTTAACACTACTTAgagttaaatatttatattttataaagtcTATGCACTAAATAGTTATACTCTAAGTTTTAAGtgctaaaaataatttttgtgtAAAGATCAGATGCTAAATTATGTATTCAGTATAATTGCTAGCATTGCAACGATGGATTCCTTCTTCATTAGAATTGATCTTGATAACTGGAAGAACAAATCCAAATGGCTCTTCCCATGCAGTCCTCATATCAGCTCTTACATTATCTAGAAGCAAGGGCCAAATGAGGTAAACCCATTCCGGGCAAAAGGTTGCTCCTTTCTCTTTGGCATCCATGACAAGTCCTTCAATGAAATTCGAAGATGATTCTGTAACCACTGGAGTGATGTTACAGTCATCCTCTGGCTGCCCAACTCTCAGCTTTACAACTCCTGCATTCATTTTTCCTACTAGAGCACCACCAGCTATAGATTccatcaccaccaccaccttaATGGTTATGTATCTTCGGCCACCGTATAAAAAGCCTCCTTTGATAATGTTTGCTGCAACCAAATCAAGATCAATATCCTCCAGCACAATGCAGACATCTTTTCCACCCAACTCCATCTGAAGAGGGATCATTCCTGCCTTCTTGGAAATTGCAATGCCAGTGTCTTCGCCAGTGAAACTAATTAATGATCGTCCAACACAAAAATATagctattatatttttatggtttAGTCAATAGTTTTGAAATTATTACCTTAATTTAAGAGCAGTTTAAAATTGTcacaaaaaatttttaattatttttattatatataataatatattttaataaaatagttattttatatgtaaaaaattataattttataatattttttattcatccTGAAAATTAAGTAAATTACTGTGTTATGATACCAAAAGATGTAATGTTCTAccactaattaattattttattaattttaactgttaaatattttattttttttaatttataaaatgtgTATTATTTAGTCTATTTGTATTaagtgtattttaattttttctataatacttaactattaaaattaatagggaGATTAactagtaaaattttttaaattttaatgatattttaatataatttttaaaataaaaaaataattaataattttttttatataactgaaatcaaatagtaatttttctttttaagtatTTGTAAGTTTTTCtaaccaaataaaataaatttgattgcTGGAGAAGTTTGGAAGGAACTCCAAATTTGTCAAATAGATTAATCTTGGTTCaccttaaaaataaataaacgttAAAAGACCACAAAGATAtcacttaaaattaattaacattatataatttaaggctatttgataaaaaaaaaaccaaatatttgtattaatttatatttatattcaaaatttttaattttaaataataaaataaaaaattttcaatttatcacTATAACCAaatgattaaattgaattttgagaaattaataataatttataatataatttttaaagttttatttaactaaataaaataatttttaaaataaatatttatattcaacaatttttttttattaatctcattatttatcccttattttcatttatatactttaataattgactaaaaaattaatatttactattattttatattttaatttaaatatttaaattttaaattaactaactcaatatttatatttaggagtaatttttattatttattaaaaattaaaatataatagtgGATGATATGCTCTTTTCCAACGTGCAGTTCTAGCCCAGGCTTTCTGTGCACTTTTGGCTGTGTGTCAAAAAAGATGACAAAATCAGTTAACAGGTACTTATCCTAcaaaagaattaaaagaaaatgtctatatatttatactctcaaaaaatttaaataaaaaaactaatagaTTAAATCTTGAACTAATTGTCCGAACTTTACCTTTAAGTGATATTTAGTCAATTAGAGTTTGATTTGTATATCTTTCCCTTTCacgtgtaatttttttaattataatatatttatcacGAAATTAAGTCTTAAATTTATTCTAACGTATTTACGATTGGACTAAATCTGTGAGTGCAGTTTTAGTTATATCTTTAATATAATATGTGAAAATAAATTTCATCTTATTCAAGTTAATTACACTCATATATCCTATTATAGGCCCATATTTTAAATATACCCAATTTTTTATCTCATTCAGACCATCTCCAATCCTATGCACCATTTTTTgcactattttaatattttgcacCAAAATAGTGCAGTATCATCTCCAACATTTTGTAccatttttaacataaaaaaaatattctatttatattcttctttttctttaatattatattatttattttactttaattttatttatatatttcactcaaaaaattcatataattttatatattcactctaaatatttatatattttatattttcatccaatatttaaatatttaattattatataaataaacaaataaaaatatattaattataaaaatgtattcattaaataataattataaaaaacattacttaaacattaattaCAAACATATAatattctatataatatattataaagaaataaatttatttatattattctatataatatattataaataaattaatttattataaatattatttataattatgaatatattaatttaaattaaattttaataattataaaaatataaaataaattaaaaatataataaattatgaaagtgaaaaaaaaaattaaacttaattaaaaatatatataaattttgaattatattataaattaaaaaaatagaaaaagatataaattttaaattatattataaattaaaaaaaaagaaaaaaagagaaaatggcACTGTATTTGGCGTGACACTGTAGCGCAGCATTAAAATTTCGTGGATTTTGACATTGCATTGGAGGGTCATCTCCTATGCCAAAATGAAATTTAGTGTAACATTGGAGATGGCCAATCCTATAATAACGCAAACCTATttctagttttatttttttcaataaccCTAGCGCAATATACATCCTCACAACTATGTCTTCTCATTATAGTTTTAAATGTGCAACCAAAATAGTATCTCCAGGTCAGCCAGGAAGAGGTTTAAGTCTATTACACCAATTGATTCTTTCCACTTGTGTGTATTTCATTGATGCTATATATttagtatatattttaattaaatatttaattaaatgaaatttaaatactatttattttgaataatttttataaattttatagagacgaaagaataataaaaatactcaAATTTAAAAGGAAAGAAACAGATTTTATACGGTGGCTGAACACAAATTTGACCAAGGCTGTAGGCGATTGGACAAGACTCCAAAGATGAATACTAATGTAGCAGATTTAGAATTTCTCATTAAAAAGGCCTTTATTTCACCCCAATTATGGGATTCTTATCCATCGAGTTTaagaaactttccctctcattGGGAAAGGAATTAACACTCTATTTTACTTTGGAAACTTGGATTTTATCTCTTTAGGATGAGAGCTTCAGATAGAATTTTTTTAGGATTTTGCTATTTTAAGCAAACTTTAACTATATCCTCTCTTTTTGGTCAAATTTTCTCTAGAGTTTTGTACTTTTCAGCATAGAtagctaaattttttaattttaattgaaaataaattgaaatttcaattttttttagaattatgagatttaaatctattattaatctttatttttttaatatttatataattttaataataataataatattattattattattattattattattatttctttgtTGTGATTGTTGTTCATATTAATAACATAAAATATTGTTAATTTGGATACTTTAatctgtaattgcttgaattatttaaatatatataagcaGAACCTATTAAAAAACTgcataatcaaatttaaatttactatatattttgatttgttAGTTAGAATTGAGTCTCTAATTCGtaagataattaataaattaaatttgatatacATTTTTTTGAGTTATTTATTGACTATAATTAATTAgtgaataatttataaattttataaattacttataaataattagaattaatttattaaaataaataaagatattattgtttcaataatcaatttttataattaaaacagATCATATTCTTAGATCAAATTTGTTTACATTAATTTtgtttcaaatttattatttaatttttactttattattattttctttaattttcttaatttttacttTAGTTACTCTTatcaaaattcttttttttattttattatttaatttattagttattgATCGAAAATTTTTAGTGTCAATTTCTCATATATGCAATTATATTCACTCAAACTAtagattatttatatttattaga
This Manihot esculenta cultivar AM560-2 chromosome 6, M.esculenta_v8, whole genome shotgun sequence DNA region includes the following protein-coding sequences:
- the LOC110617830 gene encoding NADP-dependent glyceraldehyde-3-phosphate dehydrogenase, which translates into the protein MVQNVGDDTALFCFTGEDTGIAISKKAGMIPLQMELGGKDVCIVLEDIDLDLVAANIIKGGFLYGGRRYITIKVVVVMESIAGGALVGKMNAGVVKLRVGQPEDDCNITPVVTESSSNFIEGLVMDAKEKGATFCPEWVYLIWPLLLDNVRADMRTAWEEPFGFVLPVIKINSNEEGIHRCNASNYKIQGCVFIKNINKVVLLSDATETGTVQINSAPAYDPDHFPFQSLKDNGIASQGKTTGINMMIKVKSTVICFPSPSYTMGSSGS